In a genomic window of Piliocolobus tephrosceles isolate RC106 chromosome 1, ASM277652v3, whole genome shotgun sequence:
- the PRELP gene encoding prolargin codes for MRSPLCWLLPLLILASVAQGQSTRRPRPGTGPGRRPRPRPRPTPSFPQPHEPAEPTDLPPPLPPGPPSVFPDCPRECYCPPDFPSALYCDSRNLRKVPVIPPRIHYLYLQNNFITELPLESFQNATGLRWINLDNNRIRKIDQRVLEKLPGLVFLYMEKNQLEEVPSALPRNLEQLRLSQNHISRIPPGVFSKLENLLLLDLQHNRLSDGVFKPDTFQGLKNLMQLNLAHNILRKMPPRVPTAIHQLYLDSNKIETIPNGYFKSFPNLAFIRLNYNKLTDRGLPKNSFNISNLLVLHLSHNRISSVPAINNRLEHLYLNNNSIEKINGTQICPNNLVAFHDFSSDLENVPHLRYLRLDGNYLKPPIPLDLMMCFRLLQSVVI; via the exons atgaggtcacccCTCTGCTGGCTCCTCCCACTTCTCATCTTGGCCTCAGTGGCCCAAGGCCAGTCAACAAGACGACCAAGACCCGGGACTGGGCCCGGGCGCagacccaggcccaggcccaggcccacaCCCAGCTTTCCTCAGCCTCATGAACCAGCAGAGCCAACAGacctgcctcctcccctccctccaggCCCTCCATCTGTCTTCCCTGACTGTCCTCGCGAGTGCTACTGCCCCCCTGATTTCCCATCTGCCCTCTACTGTGATAGCCGCAACCTGCGAAAGGTCCCTGTCATCCCGCCCCGCATCCATTACCTCTATCTCCAGAACAACTTCATCACTGAGCTCCCGCTGGAGTCCTTCCAGAATGCCACAGGCCTGCGATGGATTAACCTGGACAACAACCGAATCCGCAAGATAGACCAGAGGGTGCTGGAGAAATTGCCTGGCCTGGTGTTCCTCTACATGGAGAAGAACCAGTTGGAAGAGGTCCCCTCAGCCCTGCCCCGGAACCTGGAGCAGTTGAGGCTGAGCCAGAACCACATCTCCAGAATCCCACCTGGTGTCTTCAGCAAGCTGGAGAACCTGCTGCTCCTGGATCTCCAGCATAACAGGCTGAGCGACGGCGTCTTCAAGCCCGACACTTTCCAGGGCCTCAAGAACCTCATGCAGCTCAACCTGGCCCACAATATCCTGAGAAAGATGCCGCCCAGGGTCCCTACCGCCATTCACCAGCTCTACCTGGACAGCAacaagattgagaccatccctaACGGATATTTCAAGAGTTTTCCCAATCTTGCCTTCATTCGGCTTAACTACAACAAGCTGACAGACAGGGGACTCCCCAAGAACTCCTTTAACATCTCCAACCTGCTCGTGCTCCACCTGTCGCACAACAGGATCAGCAGTGTGCCCGCAATCAACAACAGGCTGGAACACCTGTacctcaacaacaacagcatcgaGA AAATCAACGGAACCCAGATTTGCCCCAACAACCTAGTGGCGTTCCATGACTTCTCCTCGGACCTGGAGAACGTTCCACACCTGCGCTACCTGCGGCTGGATGGGAACTACCTGAAGCCGCCCATCCCGCTGGACCTCATGATGTGCTTCCGCCTCCTGCAGTCCGTGGTCATCTAG